In one Umezawaea sp. Da 62-37 genomic region, the following are encoded:
- a CDS encoding metalloregulator ArsR/SmtB family transcription factor, whose translation MASTFAVLADPSRREILDLLRTGERPVGDLVDHLTLTQPTVSKHLKVLREAGLVDVRQDAQRRWYRIRPQPLAEIDAWLTPYRRMWEHSLDALEHHLNTTPDAETETHEGPTA comes from the coding sequence ATGGCATCAACATTCGCGGTCCTGGCCGACCCCAGCCGCCGCGAAATCCTCGACCTCCTCCGCACCGGCGAACGCCCGGTGGGTGACCTCGTCGACCACCTCACCCTCACCCAACCAACCGTCTCCAAACACCTGAAAGTCCTCCGCGAAGCCGGCCTGGTGGACGTCCGCCAGGACGCCCAACGCCGCTGGTACCGAATCCGCCCCCAACCCCTGGCCGAAATCGACGCCTGGCTGACCCCCTACCGCCGCATGTGGGAACACAGCCTCGACGCCCTCGAACACCACCTCAACACCACCCCCGACGCAGAAACAGAAACCCACGAAGGACCCACCGCATGA
- a CDS encoding family 2B encapsulin nanocompartment shell protein, translating to MTVTDPGLEEAYAPSSLSTRAARNLASTTKSVPQMQGISPRWLLRSLPWVEAGGGAYRVNRRLSYAVGDGRVTFTNTGAAVRVIPQELRELPALREFDDDAVLNALADRFQQREFAAGEVVVQAGRAADEVVLIAHGKVSATGKGQYGEETSLGVLADGDHFGDEVLTGALREWPFTVRAVTPVIVLVLAWRDVQLLNGQGDALRTHIERFVARSGKSSNKAGEASIEMSSGHEGEVELPGTFVDYELSPREYELSVAQTLLRVHTRVADLYNQPMDQIQQQVRLTVEALRERQEHELLNNPDFGLLNNADLKHRLHTRTGPVTPDDMDDLISRRRKTAFFLAHPRTIAAFGRQLNQRGLYPPPMDYSGTKVNTWRGVPILPSDKIPISSTGTSSILAMRVGEQENGVIGLHQTGLPDEYEPGLSVRFTGIDDKAVLSYLVSAYYSAAVLVPDALGVLENVEIDR from the coding sequence GTGACGGTGACAGATCCGGGCCTCGAAGAGGCCTACGCGCCTTCGAGCCTGAGCACGAGGGCGGCGCGCAACCTGGCGTCGACCACCAAGTCGGTGCCGCAGATGCAGGGCATCTCGCCCCGCTGGCTGCTGCGCTCGCTGCCGTGGGTCGAGGCGGGCGGTGGCGCGTACCGGGTGAACCGCAGGCTCAGCTACGCCGTCGGTGACGGCCGGGTGACCTTCACCAACACCGGTGCCGCGGTGCGGGTGATCCCCCAGGAGCTGCGCGAGCTGCCCGCGCTGCGCGAGTTCGACGACGACGCCGTGCTCAACGCGCTGGCCGACCGCTTCCAGCAGCGCGAGTTCGCGGCCGGCGAGGTGGTCGTGCAGGCAGGCCGCGCGGCCGACGAGGTCGTGCTGATCGCGCACGGCAAGGTCAGCGCGACGGGGAAGGGCCAGTACGGCGAGGAGACCTCGCTCGGCGTGCTGGCCGATGGCGACCACTTCGGCGACGAGGTGCTCACCGGCGCGCTCCGGGAGTGGCCCTTCACGGTCCGCGCCGTCACGCCGGTCATCGTGCTCGTCCTGGCGTGGCGGGACGTGCAGCTGCTCAACGGCCAGGGCGACGCGCTGCGGACGCACATCGAGCGGTTCGTCGCGCGGTCCGGGAAGTCGAGCAACAAGGCGGGCGAGGCGTCCATCGAGATGTCCTCGGGCCACGAGGGCGAGGTGGAGCTGCCCGGCACGTTCGTCGACTACGAGCTGTCCCCCCGCGAGTACGAGCTCAGCGTCGCGCAGACCCTGCTGCGGGTGCACACCCGCGTCGCGGACCTCTACAACCAGCCGATGGACCAGATCCAGCAGCAGGTCCGGCTGACCGTGGAGGCGCTGCGGGAACGGCAGGAGCACGAGCTGCTGAACAACCCGGACTTCGGCCTGCTGAACAACGCCGACCTCAAGCACCGGCTGCACACCCGCACCGGTCCGGTCACGCCGGACGACATGGACGACCTGATCAGCCGTCGCCGCAAGACCGCGTTCTTCCTGGCGCACCCGCGCACGATCGCCGCGTTCGGCCGCCAGCTCAACCAGCGCGGCCTCTACCCGCCGCCGATGGACTACAGCGGCACGAAGGTGAACACGTGGCGCGGCGTGCCGATCCTGCCCTCGGACAAGATCCCGATCTCGTCCACCGGCACCAGCTCCATCCTCGCGATGCGGGTCGGTGAGCAGGAGAACGGCGTGATCGGCCTGCACCAGACCGGCCTGCCCGACGAGTACGAGCCCGGCCTGTCGGTGCGGTTCACCGGCATCGACGACAAGGCCGTCCTGTCGTACCTGGTCAGCGCTTACTACTCGGCGGCCGTGCTCGTTCCCGACGCGCTCGGCGTGCTCGAGAACGTCGAGATCGACCGCTGA
- a CDS encoding magnesium transporter CorA family protein, with translation MASTRLYCKGKLEASDFDLDQVSEHLQDPDAVVWVDFHSPTQDDLATIAEELGLHALAIEDALAKHERPKFDQYDGHSFLTAKAVRFEDDVLAPTEVSAFITERALVTVRDEFDFEDVLKRWDEPGDLSGVGVGFLLHGLLDSIVDGHLAVAQKLDDEIEDLEDVLFEERPDHKGMQRRALRLRKNLVMLRRVELPMADVVGALLRTDDAIVTAELKPYFQDVNDHVLRVTDWTESLREMTTTLRETQLTAQGNVMNMIMKKVTSWAAIIAVPTAITGFYGQNLPYPGFEQPWGFWVSTAAILALSGVLYLTFKKRDWL, from the coding sequence ATGGCAAGCACGCGGCTCTACTGCAAGGGGAAGCTGGAGGCGTCCGACTTCGACCTCGACCAGGTCTCCGAGCACCTCCAGGACCCGGACGCCGTGGTGTGGGTGGACTTCCACTCCCCCACCCAGGACGACCTGGCGACGATCGCGGAGGAACTGGGGCTGCACGCGCTCGCCATCGAGGACGCGCTGGCGAAGCACGAACGGCCGAAGTTCGACCAGTACGACGGGCACTCGTTCCTGACCGCCAAAGCCGTCCGGTTCGAGGACGACGTGCTGGCCCCGACCGAGGTGTCCGCGTTCATCACCGAGCGCGCGCTGGTGACGGTCCGGGACGAGTTCGACTTCGAGGACGTGCTGAAGCGGTGGGACGAGCCGGGCGACCTGTCCGGTGTCGGGGTGGGCTTCCTGCTGCACGGGCTGCTGGACTCGATCGTCGACGGGCACCTGGCCGTCGCGCAGAAGCTCGACGACGAGATCGAGGACCTGGAGGACGTGCTGTTCGAGGAGCGTCCCGATCACAAGGGGATGCAACGCAGAGCGTTGCGGCTGCGGAAGAACCTGGTGATGCTGCGGCGGGTGGAACTGCCGATGGCGGACGTGGTCGGGGCGTTGCTGCGGACCGATGACGCGATCGTGACGGCGGAGTTGAAGCCGTACTTCCAGGACGTGAACGACCACGTGCTGCGGGTGACGGACTGGACGGAGTCGTTGCGGGAGATGACGACGACGTTGCGCGAGACCCAGCTCACCGCGCAGGGCAACGTGATGAACATGATCATGAAGAAGGTGACGAGCTGGGCGGCGATCATCGCTGTGCCCACCGCCATCACCGGGTTCTACGGGCAGAACCTGCCTTATCCGGGGTTCGAGCAGCCGTGGGGGTTCTGGGTGTCGACGGCGGCGATACTGGCGCTGTCGGGGGTGTTGTACCTGACGTTCAAGAAGCGGGACTGGCTGTAA
- a CDS encoding TetR/AcrR family transcriptional regulator C-terminal domain-containing protein, whose translation MTKKSATGLDPDTVVRAALELLDDKGADAVSVRGVADRLGVRMNTVLWHAKTKARLLELMADAIVAGAPVEDLPEPWRDRVRELAHRYRRALLARRDGARIVAGTYAAEPATLRFADTMVGALLGAGFPARQAVWVCWTIVYFVLGLTQEEQASPDALGEDFGRLLASGEYPALALTREHLEDGSFDERFDHGLSLVLQGLGSRGEDGA comes from the coding sequence GTGACCAAGAAGTCCGCAACCGGCCTCGACCCGGACACCGTCGTGCGCGCCGCGCTGGAACTGCTGGACGACAAGGGGGCCGACGCGGTGTCCGTCCGCGGTGTGGCGGACCGGCTCGGCGTCCGGATGAACACGGTGCTGTGGCACGCGAAGACCAAGGCGCGCCTGCTCGAACTGATGGCGGACGCGATCGTCGCCGGAGCGCCGGTGGAGGATCTGCCGGAACCGTGGCGGGACCGGGTTCGCGAACTGGCCCACCGTTACCGCCGCGCCCTGCTGGCGCGGCGGGACGGGGCCCGGATCGTGGCCGGGACGTACGCCGCCGAACCCGCCACGCTGCGGTTCGCCGACACCATGGTCGGCGCGCTGCTCGGTGCGGGATTCCCGGCGCGCCAAGCGGTCTGGGTGTGCTGGACGATCGTCTACTTCGTGCTCGGGCTCACCCAGGAGGAGCAGGCGTCGCCCGACGCGCTCGGTGAGGACTTCGGCCGCCTGCTCGCGTCCGGCGAGTACCCGGCACTGGCGCTCACCCGCGAGCACCTGGAGGACGGGTCGTTCGACGAGCGGTTCGACCACGGCCTTTCCCTTGTGCTGCAAGGACTGGGCTCGCGGGGAGAGGATGGGGCATGA
- a CDS encoding FAD-dependent monooxygenase, translating to MEQVVVVGGGPVGLWLAAELGLGGVPVTVLETRTERDPHSKALTIHPRTLEVLAFRGVVDRFLAEGMRIPNGHFGGLDDRMDFRVLDTDFPFTLALPQVRTEELLEEHAVERGARILRGHRVTGLRQDADSVALRVTGPDGPYELTAAYVVGCDGTRSAVREAAGIDFPGTPDTTWGWLADVVLDDPPPSLISISGANGGLMAVPMPGGVHRFVGGSSYTERPGELTLDEVRATVTAIAGTDFGLRDPRWLSRFGNATRQAERYRDGRVLLAGDAAHMHFPAGGVGLNVGVQDATNLGWKLAATALGTAPDGLLDSYHDERHPVGADLLLSTRAQTALMNAATPEVLALRALLSGCIATVPEFSRTLAERLSGLAVAYRPGDHPLVGTRAPDLRVAGTSLFTLLRTGKHVPLDFTGEPAEHAGWEDVRGALIRPDGHVAWASGKTATATH from the coding sequence GTGGAGCAGGTAGTGGTAGTCGGCGGCGGGCCCGTCGGACTGTGGTTGGCGGCCGAACTGGGGCTGGGCGGGGTGCCGGTCACCGTCCTGGAGACCCGCACCGAACGGGATCCGCACTCGAAGGCGCTGACGATCCACCCGCGGACGCTGGAGGTGCTGGCGTTCCGCGGTGTCGTGGACCGGTTCCTCGCCGAGGGGATGCGCATCCCGAACGGCCACTTCGGCGGGCTGGACGACCGGATGGACTTCCGCGTGCTGGACACGGACTTCCCGTTCACGCTGGCGCTCCCGCAGGTCCGCACCGAGGAACTGCTGGAGGAGCACGCCGTGGAGCGGGGCGCGCGGATCCTGCGCGGCCACCGGGTGACCGGGCTGCGCCAGGACGCCGACTCGGTGGCGCTCCGGGTCACCGGTCCCGACGGGCCGTACGAACTCACGGCCGCATATGTCGTCGGCTGCGACGGCACGCGCAGCGCGGTCCGCGAGGCCGCGGGCATCGACTTCCCCGGCACGCCGGACACGACGTGGGGCTGGCTCGCCGACGTCGTGCTGGACGACCCGCCGCCGTCGCTGATCTCCATCTCCGGCGCCAACGGCGGCCTGATGGCGGTGCCGATGCCCGGTGGCGTGCACCGGTTCGTCGGCGGTTCCAGCTATACCGAACGCCCCGGCGAACTGACCTTGGACGAGGTGCGCGCCACGGTCACCGCCATCGCGGGCACCGACTTCGGTCTGCGCGACCCGCGGTGGCTGTCGCGGTTCGGCAACGCCACCCGTCAGGCCGAGCGGTACCGCGACGGCCGGGTGCTGCTCGCGGGCGACGCCGCGCACATGCACTTCCCCGCGGGCGGGGTCGGGCTCAACGTCGGCGTCCAGGACGCCACGAACCTCGGCTGGAAGCTCGCCGCGACCGCGCTCGGCACCGCGCCCGACGGGCTGCTGGACAGCTACCACGACGAACGCCACCCGGTCGGCGCGGACCTGCTGCTCAGCACCCGCGCGCAGACCGCGCTGATGAACGCGGCCACCCCGGAGGTGCTGGCGCTGCGCGCACTGCTCAGCGGGTGCATCGCGACCGTGCCGGAGTTCTCCCGCACCCTCGCCGAACGCCTGTCCGGCCTCGCCGTGGCCTACCGGCCGGGCGACCACCCGCTGGTCGGCACCCGCGCACCGGACCTCCGGGTGGCGGGGACCAGCCTGTTCACCCTGCTCCGCACCGGGAAGCACGTGCCGCTGGACTTCACCGGGGAGCCCGCGGAGCACGCCGGGTGGGAGGACGTCCGCGGCGCGCTGATCCGCCCCGACGGCCACGTGGCTTGGGCGAGCGGCAAAACGGCCACGGCCACCCACTAG
- a CDS encoding family 2B encapsulin nanocompartment shell protein, which produces MTVTDNPSSDVDSGRAQSSLATAAARNLATTTKSVPQMQGISSRWLLKVLPWVQAAGGAYRVNRRLSYAVGDGRVTFTNTGAEVRVIPQELCELPLLRGYDDEAVLTALSLRFVQREYAPGDLIVEAGQRADSVFLIAHGKVNKIGVGQFGDQTALGVLADGDHFGGEILAGPQGEWDFTVKAVTPVTVLTLDWRTFEEMNGAAGGLREHIQHARAREESGKRDESGEASIEMASGHEGEVELPGTFVDYELSPREYELSVAQTVLRVHSRVADLYNQPMDQVEQQLRLTIEALRERQEHELVNNRDFGLLANADLSQRIHTRSGPPTPDDMDELLSTVWKEPSFFMAHPRAIAAFGRECSKLGIYPASVDMGGHQVPSWRGVPILPCNKIGISQTRTSSIMLMRVGEQNQGVVGLHQTGLPDEYQPGLSVRFMGIDEKAVISYLVSAYYSAAILVPDALGVLENVEIGREG; this is translated from the coding sequence GTGACTGTGACGGATAACCCCTCGTCGGACGTGGATTCGGGTCGTGCGCAATCGAGCTTGGCGACGGCCGCGGCCAGGAACCTGGCCACAACGACCAAGTCCGTGCCGCAGATGCAGGGCATTTCCTCGCGGTGGCTGCTCAAGGTCCTGCCGTGGGTGCAGGCGGCGGGCGGCGCCTACCGGGTCAACCGGCGCCTGAGCTACGCGGTCGGCGACGGCCGCGTGACGTTCACCAACACCGGCGCCGAGGTCCGGGTGATCCCCCAGGAGCTCTGCGAGCTGCCGCTGCTGCGCGGGTACGACGACGAGGCGGTGCTCACCGCGCTGTCGCTGAGGTTCGTGCAGCGCGAGTACGCGCCCGGCGACCTGATCGTCGAGGCCGGTCAGCGGGCCGACTCGGTGTTCCTGATCGCGCACGGCAAGGTCAACAAGATCGGTGTCGGCCAGTTCGGCGACCAGACCGCGCTCGGCGTCCTCGCCGACGGCGACCACTTCGGCGGCGAGATCCTCGCGGGCCCGCAGGGCGAGTGGGACTTCACCGTCAAGGCGGTCACCCCGGTCACCGTCCTGACCTTGGACTGGCGCACGTTCGAGGAGATGAACGGCGCGGCGGGCGGCCTGCGCGAGCACATCCAGCACGCCCGTGCGCGCGAGGAGAGCGGCAAGCGCGACGAGAGCGGCGAGGCGTCCATCGAGATGGCCTCCGGCCACGAGGGCGAGGTGGAGCTGCCCGGCACGTTCGTCGACTACGAGCTGTCCCCGCGCGAGTACGAGCTCAGCGTCGCCCAGACGGTCCTGCGCGTGCACAGCCGCGTCGCGGACCTCTACAACCAGCCGATGGACCAGGTCGAGCAGCAGTTGCGGCTCACCATCGAGGCCCTGCGCGAGCGCCAGGAGCACGAGCTGGTCAACAACCGCGACTTCGGCCTGCTCGCCAACGCCGACCTCAGCCAGCGCATCCACACCCGTTCCGGCCCGCCCACCCCCGACGACATGGACGAGCTGCTGTCCACGGTGTGGAAGGAGCCCAGCTTCTTCATGGCGCACCCCCGCGCCATCGCCGCGTTCGGCCGCGAGTGCAGCAAGCTCGGCATCTACCCGGCCAGCGTCGACATGGGCGGCCACCAGGTCCCGTCGTGGCGCGGGGTGCCGATCCTGCCGTGCAACAAGATCGGCATCAGCCAGACGCGGACCAGCTCGATCATGCTGATGCGCGTCGGCGAGCAGAACCAGGGCGTCGTCGGCCTGCACCAGACCGGCCTGCCCGACGAGTACCAGCCCGGCCTGTCCGTGCGGTTCATGGGCATCGACGAGAAGGCCGTCATCTCCTACCTGGTCAGCGCCTACTACTCGGCCGCGATCCTCGTGCCGGACGCGCTCGGCGTGCTCGAGAACGTCGAGATCGGTCGCGAGGGCTAG
- a CDS encoding response regulator transcription factor translates to MIRVVLAEDQGMVLGAFAALLDLQPDIEVVAGVADGDAALAAVTEHRPDVLLTDIEMPGRSGLDVAAELRRRNDPTRVLIVTTFARGGYLRRAMEAGVLGYVLKDAPIAELVDALRKVHAGERVIAPELAVAAWDSADPLTDRERELLREVVEGASNTEIAHRLHLAEGTVRNYLSTAMAKLNARNRSEAATIARERGWL, encoded by the coding sequence CCTCGCCGAGGACCAGGGCATGGTCCTCGGCGCCTTCGCCGCCCTCCTCGACCTCCAACCGGACATCGAGGTCGTGGCAGGCGTCGCCGACGGTGACGCGGCACTCGCCGCCGTCACCGAACACAGACCTGACGTCCTGCTCACCGACATCGAGATGCCCGGCCGCTCCGGCCTGGACGTGGCCGCCGAACTCCGCAGGCGCAACGACCCCACCAGAGTGCTGATCGTCACGACGTTCGCCCGCGGCGGCTACCTCCGCCGGGCGATGGAAGCCGGCGTTCTCGGCTACGTCCTCAAGGACGCCCCGATCGCCGAACTGGTCGACGCGCTGCGCAAGGTGCACGCGGGCGAACGCGTCATCGCACCGGAACTGGCCGTCGCCGCCTGGGACTCCGCCGACCCGCTGACCGACCGCGAACGCGAGTTGTTGCGCGAAGTCGTCGAGGGCGCGTCGAACACCGAGATCGCCCACCGCCTCCACCTGGCCGAAGGCACCGTCCGCAACTACCTGTCCACGGCCATGGCGAAGCTCAACGCCCGCAACCGATCCGAAGCCGCGACCATCGCCCGCGAGCGCGGCTGGCTGTGA
- a CDS encoding SRPBCC family protein translates to MTPRATLETLQGHPVLRFQRTLPHSPIKVWRAITRPTELAAWFPATVQFDLTPGARIHFTFPEGAPVDDGGTGEVLEVDPPKVFAFRWNSDVLRFELVPTDDGCVLHFTQVLGDRLSAGRNAFGWDTCLAVLDAHLDGRTHTPSSEFLAPLESYIREFHLDEGTFDGTTAHFARDLVWKPATDIWTLLTGDTNPQVGDAPPPRATNPHVPTTPLTEVTAPHVLAYGPVRWEITQDPALGTRVELTHTPPADADPALVLAAWHAHLELLFAAAFGEIRCPWPQDRTDELHQHYTHPLASRTPRHPVSNLQTPPIRE, encoded by the coding sequence ATGACCCCCCGCGCAACCCTGGAAACCCTCCAGGGCCACCCAGTCCTCCGCTTCCAACGCACCCTCCCCCACTCCCCCATCAAGGTCTGGCGCGCCATCACCCGACCGACCGAACTCGCCGCCTGGTTCCCCGCAACCGTCCAGTTCGACCTCACCCCGGGCGCCAGGATCCACTTCACCTTCCCCGAAGGAGCACCGGTCGACGACGGCGGCACCGGCGAGGTGCTGGAGGTCGACCCGCCCAAGGTGTTCGCCTTCCGCTGGAACTCCGACGTGCTCCGGTTCGAACTCGTCCCGACCGACGACGGCTGCGTCCTCCACTTCACCCAGGTCCTCGGCGACCGCCTCTCCGCGGGCCGCAACGCCTTCGGCTGGGACACCTGCCTGGCCGTTCTCGACGCACACCTGGACGGCCGAACCCACACCCCGAGCAGCGAGTTCCTAGCGCCGCTGGAGTCCTACATCCGCGAGTTCCACCTCGACGAGGGCACCTTCGACGGAACCACGGCGCACTTCGCCCGCGACCTGGTCTGGAAACCCGCCACCGACATCTGGACCCTCCTGACCGGGGACACGAATCCCCAGGTCGGCGACGCACCACCCCCCAGGGCCACCAACCCGCACGTGCCCACCACCCCGCTGACCGAGGTCACCGCCCCGCACGTGCTCGCCTACGGCCCGGTCCGCTGGGAGATCACCCAGGACCCCGCCCTGGGCACACGCGTCGAACTCACTCACACCCCACCCGCCGACGCCGACCCCGCCCTCGTCCTCGCCGCATGGCACGCGCACCTGGAACTCCTCTTCGCCGCCGCGTTCGGCGAAATCCGCTGCCCCTGGCCACAAGACCGCACCGACGAACTCCACCAGCACTACACCCACCCCCTCGCGAGTCGAACCCCCAGACACCCCGTGTCGAACCTCCAGACACCCCCGATACGGGAATAG
- a CDS encoding PASTA domain-containing protein yields the protein MGENPPFTPTAMKALPSVVSTPAPVRGTEVAKTCTVPDVVGMVHQDAQDAMQASGLYVLLERDATGQGRLLINDRNWTTTGQMPGPGEVVDCGATVTLSAKKTGE from the coding sequence GTGGGTGAGAATCCACCGTTCACGCCCACTGCCATGAAGGCGCTCCCGTCTGTCGTGTCGACCCCGGCGCCGGTGAGGGGCACTGAGGTCGCGAAGACGTGCACTGTGCCGGATGTGGTGGGGATGGTGCATCAGGATGCGCAGGATGCGATGCAGGCCAGTGGGTTGTACGTGCTGCTGGAGAGGGATGCGACCGGGCAGGGGCGGTTGTTGATCAATGATCGGAATTGGACGACTACCGGGCAGATGCCTGGGCCTGGGGAAGTCGTGGATTGCGGGGCGACGGTGACGTTGTCGGCGAAGAAGACGGGGGAGTAG
- a CDS encoding family 2 encapsulin nanocompartment cargo protein polyprenyl transferase → MTDVEDKQAVRSAHEVLSWSRFGVEPALRGAVDRLPESMRVIAGYHFGWRDEHGQATGGNSGKAIRPALTLLAAEAVGSVAAAAMSAAVAVELVHNFSLLHDDVMDRDTTRRHRPTAWSVFGVNSAILAGDSMLALALDVLADSGHPSAQQGMRMISASVQGLLDGQAADMSFEERGDVDLLECVKMAEGKTGALLGCACAIGALFGGGSAQQVQELRGFGEALGLAFQFADDLLGIWGDPSVTGKPVFSDLRNRKKSLPVVAALNSGTEAGRELDAIYHSDRPLSADDLSRAADLIDLAGGRAWSQARADDLLTRARNHLTAATPTPRAAAELDAVAELATNRDH, encoded by the coding sequence ATGACCGATGTCGAGGACAAGCAGGCGGTCCGCTCGGCGCACGAAGTGCTGTCGTGGAGCCGGTTCGGCGTCGAACCGGCGCTGCGCGGCGCCGTCGACCGGCTGCCCGAGTCGATGCGCGTCATCGCCGGGTACCACTTCGGGTGGCGCGACGAGCACGGCCAGGCGACCGGCGGCAACAGCGGCAAGGCGATCCGCCCGGCGTTGACGCTGCTCGCCGCCGAGGCCGTGGGCAGCGTCGCCGCGGCGGCGATGAGCGCGGCGGTCGCGGTCGAGCTGGTGCACAACTTCTCGTTGTTGCACGACGACGTCATGGACCGCGACACGACCCGCAGGCACCGGCCCACGGCGTGGAGCGTGTTCGGCGTCAACTCGGCGATCCTCGCAGGCGATTCCATGCTGGCGCTCGCGCTGGACGTGCTCGCCGACAGCGGTCACCCGTCCGCCCAGCAGGGCATGCGGATGATCAGCGCCTCCGTCCAGGGCCTGCTCGACGGGCAGGCGGCCGACATGTCGTTCGAGGAACGCGGCGACGTCGACCTGCTCGAATGCGTGAAGATGGCCGAAGGCAAGACCGGCGCCCTGCTGGGCTGCGCGTGCGCCATCGGCGCGCTGTTCGGCGGCGGCTCCGCCCAGCAGGTCCAGGAACTGCGCGGCTTCGGCGAAGCACTGGGCCTCGCGTTCCAGTTCGCCGACGACCTCCTCGGCATCTGGGGCGACCCGTCCGTCACCGGCAAGCCGGTCTTCTCCGACCTCCGCAACCGCAAGAAGTCACTCCCCGTCGTGGCAGCGCTCAACTCCGGCACCGAGGCAGGCCGCGAACTGGACGCCATCTACCACTCCGACCGCCCGCTCTCGGCCGACGACCTGAGTCGAGCAGCAGACCTCATCGACCTCGCAGGCGGCCGCGCCTGGAGCCAAGCACGCGCCGACGACCTGCTCACCCGCGCCAGGAACCACCTGACCGCAGCCACCCCAACCCCTCGCGCAGCAGCAGAACTCGACGCCGTCGCAGAACTCGCCACCAACCGCGACCACTGA
- a CDS encoding pirin family protein, whose protein sequence is MSQSTLQPQVDVRRSAERDATKISWLDSKHSFSFGQKYDPTNTHHGLLLVNNDDVVRPGAGFETHPHRDMEIVTWVLQGSLVHQDSTGHNGIIYPGLAQRMSAGRGIMHSEKNDSWRLEGAAHQDPVHFIQMWVVPDENRITPGYEQLEIDNDLLSGGLVPVASGMDVHDGAAAIRIKNKYAALHAARLQPGQSVELPEAPYLHLFVARGSVTLEGAGALAEGDAVRFTATGGQRVTATEPAEVLVWEMHATIAG, encoded by the coding sequence ATGAGCCAGAGCACCTTGCAGCCGCAGGTGGACGTGCGCCGCTCGGCCGAGCGCGATGCCACCAAGATCTCGTGGCTGGACTCGAAGCACTCGTTCTCGTTCGGCCAGAAGTACGACCCGACCAACACCCACCACGGCCTGCTGCTGGTGAACAACGACGACGTCGTGCGGCCGGGCGCGGGGTTCGAGACGCATCCGCACCGGGACATGGAGATCGTGACCTGGGTGCTCCAGGGTTCGCTGGTGCACCAGGACTCCACGGGGCACAACGGGATCATCTACCCCGGTCTGGCGCAGCGGATGAGCGCGGGCCGCGGGATCATGCACTCGGAGAAGAACGACTCGTGGCGGCTGGAAGGCGCTGCCCACCAGGATCCCGTGCACTTCATCCAGATGTGGGTGGTCCCGGACGAGAACCGGATCACGCCGGGCTACGAGCAGCTGGAGATCGACAACGACCTGCTGAGCGGCGGACTGGTGCCCGTGGCGTCCGGAATGGACGTCCACGACGGCGCGGCGGCCATCCGCATCAAGAACAAGTACGCCGCCCTGCACGCCGCCCGCTTGCAGCCGGGTCAGTCGGTCGAACTGCCCGAGGCGCCGTACCTGCACCTGTTCGTGGCACGGGGATCGGTGACCCTGGAGGGCGCGGGCGCGCTCGCCGAGGGTGACGCGGTGCGGTTCACCGCGACCGGCGGCCAGCGGGTGACCGCGACCGAACCGGCCGAGGTGCTGGTGTGGGAGATGCACGCGACGATCGCGGGCTGA
- a CDS encoding ester cyclase, translating into MTDDLETRYRAYLAVLNERRLDDLVHHLHDELTYNGEPLTRRQYQDQRAADIAAIPDLVFDAHVVVAAGDHVACRLVFDCTPVGEFLGFPPTGGRFVFAEHVFYRYEGGRIAAVTSLIDRAAIAAQLRSGTAG; encoded by the coding sequence ATGACCGATGACCTGGAGACCCGTTACCGCGCCTACCTCGCCGTCCTGAACGAACGCCGTCTCGACGACCTCGTGCACCACCTGCACGACGAGCTGACGTACAACGGCGAACCGCTGACGCGGCGCCAGTACCAGGACCAGCGGGCCGCCGACATCGCCGCGATACCGGACCTCGTCTTCGACGCGCACGTCGTCGTGGCCGCGGGTGACCACGTGGCGTGCCGCCTGGTCTTCGACTGCACGCCGGTCGGCGAGTTCCTTGGCTTCCCGCCGACCGGCGGGCGGTTCGTGTTCGCCGAACACGTCTTCTACCGCTACGAGGGAGGTCGCATCGCGGCGGTGACGTCGCTGATCGACCGCGCGGCCATCGCGGCGCAACTCCGATCGGGCACCGCCGGGTGA